In the genome of Coregonus clupeaformis isolate EN_2021a chromosome 1, ASM2061545v1, whole genome shotgun sequence, one region contains:
- the LOC121568801 gene encoding SEC23-interacting protein-like isoform X3 translates to MKMADRKTNNVPNSSANLLFSAAPEFNFNLPFIPVSQASGPAVLSGDDTADVGEEDSFLGQASGNAPAPSTFSYFSSPVNSSDPFASIGHQPACPPPASLSVAPATSGPTSVPSVASMAPTPPVPLTNPAVPQPFGTGVYQNPMGRYTPPPSTVTPPPPQAPDQSYNPYRHTPLSSRAKPYMPAPEVQSVVHPPPQQNPYTMGSPAPTFQSSPSTFTKPPPTQIQGPPPMAQHSATAGALVPANQIMQYNVYEAVQPHWFFCKQVESKSAWLPFSLLDSIQLEEIYNSVQPDPESVIVCTDGGRYDVQLYDRIRTAVFWEEEPTEVRRCTWFYKGDSDSRFIPYSEEFSEKLEGEYKKAVSTNQWHRRLEFPSGETIVMHNPKVIVQFQPSAMPDEWGTTQDGQTRPRVVKRGIDDDHDEVPDGELPQVDHLVFMVHGIGPVCDLRFRSMVECVDDFRSVSLKLLQSHFKKAQDERVISRVEFLPVQWHTALHGDATGVDKRIKKITLPSTGRLRHFTNETLLDVLFYNSPTYCQTIMDTVALEINRIYALFMQRNPDFTGGISVSGHSLGSLILFDLLSNQKNGSPLQTMPTANGGHPADTKQQVASPAAATPPAAVEEEPKEEGKEFVDLSSALEHLGLSEYQSTLEEEKIDLESFLMCTVEDLKEMGIPLGPRKKIAKFVKERAIKQATRQVAQEKKAAEVKVASQEVVPAQSSEPLPGPGTTKLPVGGTYSSVHVDYNYFEVGTGQVSVVYHTLDFEPVNFFALGSPIGMFLTVRGLEKIEENYQLPTCKGFFNIYHPICLF, encoded by the exons ATGAAAATGGCTGATAGGAAAACCAATAATGTGCCGAATTCCAGCGCAAATTTACTGTTTTCTGCGGCACCGGAGTTCAACTTCAACTTACCTTTCATACCTGTCAGTCAGGCCAGTGGTCCGGCGGTGTTATCAGGAG ATGATACTGCAGATGTTGGAGAAGAAGATAGCTTTCTTGGCCAGGCCTCTGGAAATGCCCCAGCACCATCCACATTTAGTTACTTCTCCAGTCCCGTGAACAGCAGTGACCCATTTGCCTCCATCGGACATCAGCCGGCATGTCCACCACCAGCGTCACTATCAGTAGCCCCCGCGACATCGGGACCAACCTCTGTCCCCAGTGTTGCCAGCATGGCCCCAACACCCCCTGTCCCACTAACCAACCCTGCTGTGCCACAGCCATTTGGCACTGGTGTTTATCAGAACCCCATGGGACGCTACACTCCTCCCCCGAGCACAGTGACCCCACCCCCTCCACAAGCCCCCGATCAGAGTTATAATCCATACCGTCACACACCCCTCAGCAGCAGAGCCAAACCCTATATGCCAGCTCCAGAGGTCCAGTCGGTAGTCCATCCACCGCCGCAGCAAAATCCGTACACTATGGGCTCTCCAGCTCCAACATTCCAATCGTCACCCTCCACATTCACAAAG CCCCCTCCCACACAGATTCAGGGGCCTCCCCCTATGGCCCAACATTCCGCCACTGCTGGAGCACTGGTCCCAGCCAATCAAATAATGCAATACAATGTGTACGAGGCTGTTCAGCCTCACTGGTTCTTCTGCAAACAAGTGGAGTCCAAGAGCGCCTGGCTTCCCTTCAGTCTCCTGGACTCCATTCAGCTGGAGGAGATCTATAATTCAG TGCAACCGGACCCTGAGAGCGTGATTGTGTGCACAGACGGAGGGCGCTATGACGTGCAGCTCTATGACCGCATACGAACAGCTGTATTCTGGGAGGAGGAACCTACAGAAGTGCGGCGCTGCACCTGGTTCTACAAGGGAGACTCAGACAGCCGCTTCATCCCCTACTCAGAGGAGTTCAGCGAAAAGCTAGAG GGAGAATATAAGAAAGCTGTGTCAACCAACCAATGGCACCGTCGGCTGGAGTTCCCATCAGGGGAAACCATTGTCATGCACAATCCAAAG GTGATAGTACAATTCCAGCCCTCCGCCATGCCAGATGAGTGGGGTACAACCCAGGATGGACAGACCAGACCCAGGGTGGTCAAGAGGGGCATCGATGATGACCATGACGAAGTTCCCGATGGGGAGCTCCCTCAGGTGGATCACTTGGTGTTCATGGTGCATGGCATCGGTCCAGTCTGTGACCTGAGGTTCAGGAGCATGGTGGAGTGTG TGGATGACTTCCGGAGTGTATCCCTGAAGCTGCTGCAAAGTCACTTTAAGAAGGCGCAGGATGAGCGTGTCATCAGCCGAGTGGAGTTCCTTCCTGTTCAGTGGCACACGGCCCTGCACGGGGATGCCACAGGGGTGGACAA GAGAATAAAGAAGATCACCCTGCCCAGCACGGGTCGCCTGCGTCACTTCACTAACGAGACCCTCTTAGACGTGCTGTTCTACAACAGCCCCACCTACTGCCAGACCATCATGGACACAGTTGCCCTGGAGATTAACAGGATCTATGCCCTGTTCATGCAGCGGAACCCAGACTTCACAGGAGGCATCTCAGTATCCGGACACAGTTTAG GTTCTCTCATACTTTTCGACTTGCTGTCAAACCAGAAGAATGGCTCACCTTTGCAAACCATGCCAACTGCTAATGGGGGCCACCCTGCAGACACCAAACAG CAGGTGGCTTCCCCCGCTGCTGCTACTCCACCTGCTGCTGTAGAAGAGGAGCCTAAAGAGGAAGGGAAGGAGTTTGTCGATCTTTCTTCTGCGCTGGAACATCTGGGCCTGTCTGAATACCAGAGCACTTTAGAAGAGGAGAAGATTGACCTTGAATCTTTC CTTATGTGCACAGTTGAGGACCTGAAAGAGATGGGCATACCATTGGGGCCAAGGAAGAAAATAGCCAAGTTTGTCAAGGAAAGAGCAATTAAGCAG GCAACACGTCAGGTAGCACAAGAGAAGAAGGCAGCAGAAGTGAAAGTGGCCAGTCAAGAGGTTGTCCCTGCCCAATCAAGCGAGCCCCTCCCAGGGCCAGGCACCACGAAGCTTCCTGTTGGTGGGACTTACTCCTCTGTCCATGTGGATTACAACTACTTCGAAGTTGGCACTGGACAG GTGTCGGTGGTGTACCACACTCTGGACTTTGAAccagtgaatttctttgcccTGGGATCTCCCATAGGGATGTTCCTCACAGTGCGAGGGCTGGAGAAGATCGAGGAAAACTACCAGCTGCCCACCTGCAAGGGATTCTTCAACATTTACCATCCG ATCTGTTTGTTTTAG
- the LOC121568834 gene encoding chondroitin sulfate N-acetylgalactosaminyltransferase 2, whose translation MPRRSLPLQGRMRWMLLGLFLLLVLLLFAYLLECTPPADVSLVLPGLGGESHGKEYYQALLQEQEERHLSRAVSLKRQIAQLKQELQEMSEKLKVLQDRKEGPGVQGLVETKDQEPGDLLEFLHSQIDKAEVNTGARLPSEYALVPFESFTSSKVYQLEMGLTRHPEEKPVRKDRRDELVEVIEAALDVINNPDEEDGQEDDVPMQRQTYTESHFTEGLYRTERDKGTLYELFFAKADSDNFRHVTLFRPFGPLMKVRSTSVETSGVIINIIVPLAGRTEAFSQFLHNFREVCIEHDRRVHLTVVYFGQEGLQEVKSYLEKMSREASFSNYTLIPVDEEFSRGRGLDIGAHAWKKGDVLMFFCDVDIYFTLDYLNTCRLHTHPNKRVFYPVVFSLYNPAIVYGNLELAPPIESQLIHKKDAGFWRDFGFGMTCQYRSDFLSIGGFDLEVKGWGVEDVHLYRKYLRSDLIVTRTPVSGLFHLWHEKQCADELTPEQYRMCIQSKAMNEASHSHLGMLVFREEIENHLRKQAYKTQSNTEN comes from the exons ATGCCCAGGCGAAGCTTGCCGCTGCAGGGCCGGATGCGCTGGATGCTCCTGGGGCTCTTCCTGCTGCTGGTCCTCCTCCTCTTTGCTTACCTGCTGGAGTGCACTCCCCCAGCTGATGTCAGCCTGGTCCTGCCTGGCCTGGGAGGGGAGTCCCATGGAAAGGAGTACTACCAGGCACTGCTGCAAGAGCAGGAGGAGCGGCACCTAAGCCGCGCCGTCAGCCTCAAGCGGCAGATTGCCCAGCTCAAGCAGGAGCTCCAGGAGATGAGTGAGAAGCTCAAGGTCCTCCAGGACAGAAAGGAAGGTCCCGGGGTCCAGGGGCTGGTTGAGACcaaggaccaggagcctggggaTCTCCTTGAGTTCCTCCACTCCCAGATCGACAAAGCCGAGGTGAACACTGGAGCACGGCTGCCCAGCGAGTACGCCCTGGTCCCCTTCGAGAGCTTCACCTCTAGTAAGGTGTATCAGCTGGAGATGGGGCTGACCAGGCACCCAGAGGAGAAGCCTGTGCGGAAGGACCGCAGGGATGAGCTGGTGGAGGTCATTGAGGCAGCCCTGGACGTCATAAACAACCCTGACGAGGAGGATGGCCAGGAGGATGATGTGCCCATGCAGAGGCAGACCTACACCGAGAGCCACTTTACTGAGG GGCTATACAGAACAGAACGGGACAAAGGCACACTCTACGAGCTCTTCTTTGCAAAAGCGGACTCCGACAACTTCCGCCATGTCACTCTTTTCCGTCCTTTTGGTCCTTTAATGAAAGTCAGGAGCACGTCAGTAGAAACGTCCGGAGTCATCATCAATATCATTGTACCATTGGCAGGCAGAACAGAGGCATTCTCACAGTTCCTACACAACTTCAG GGAAGTTTGCATAGAACACGATAGGCGAGTGCATCTTACAGTGGTCTACTTTGGACAAGAGGGCTTACAAGAGGTGAAGTCTTATTTGGAAAAAATGTCCAG GGAGGCAAGCTTTTCCAACTACACACTTATCCCAGTGGATGAGGAGTTTTCCAGGGGCAGGGGTCTGGACATCGGTGCCCATGCCTGGAAGAAGGGTGACGTGTTGATGTTCTTCTGTGATGTGGATATCTACTTCACACTGGACTATCTCAACACCTGCCGTCTTCACACCCATCCAA ACAAGAGAGTCTTTTATCCGGTGGTGTTCAGTTTGTATAATCCTGCCATAGTCTACGGGAATCTGGAGCTGGCTCCCCCCATTGAAAGTCAACTT ATTCACAAGAAAGATGCTGGATTCTGGAGAGATTTTGGCTTTGGAATGACGTGTCAGTACCGCTCGGACTTCCTCAGTATAG GAGGTTTTGACCTGGAAGTGAAAGGTTGGGGTGTGGAAGATGTCCACTTGTACAGGAAGTACCTGCGGAGCGACCTGATCGTGACGCGTACGCCAGTATCCGGCCTCTTCCACCTGTGGCACGAGAAGCAGTGTGCAGACGAGCTGACTCCAGAACAGTATCGCATGTGCATCCAGTCCAAAGCCATGAACGAGGCGTCCCATTCCCACCTGGGCATGCTGGTGTTCCGCGAGGAGATCGAGAATCACCTCCGCAAGCAAGCCTATAAGACCCAGAGCAATACTGAAAACTGA
- the LOC121568801 gene encoding SEC23-interacting protein-like isoform X1, with protein sequence MKMADRKTNNVPNSSANLLFSAAPEFNFNLPFIPVSQASGPAVLSGDDTADVGEEDSFLGQASGNAPAPSTFSYFSSPVNSSDPFASIGHQPACPPPASLSVAPATSGPTSVPSVASMAPTPPVPLTNPAVPQPFGTGVYQNPMGRYTPPPSTVTPPPPQAPDQSYNPYRHTPLSSRAKPYMPAPEVQSVVHPPPQQNPYTMGSPAPTFQSSPSTFTKPPPTQIQGPPPMAQHSATAGALVPANQIMQYNVYEAVQPHWFFCKQVESKSAWLPFSLLDSIQLEEIYNSVQPDPESVIVCTDGGRYDVQLYDRIRTAVFWEEEPTEVRRCTWFYKGDSDSRFIPYSEEFSEKLEGEYKKAVSTNQWHRRLEFPSGETIVMHNPKVIVQFQPSAMPDEWGTTQDGQTRPRVVKRGIDDDHDEVPDGELPQVDHLVFMVHGIGPVCDLRFRSMVECVDDFRSVSLKLLQSHFKKAQDERVISRVEFLPVQWHTALHGDATGVDKRIKKITLPSTGRLRHFTNETLLDVLFYNSPTYCQTIMDTVALEINRIYALFMQRNPDFTGGISVSGHSLGSLILFDLLSNQKNGSPLQTMPTANGGHPADTKQQVASPAAATPPAAVEEEPKEEGKEFVDLSSALEHLGLSEYQSTLEEEKIDLESFLMCTVEDLKEMGIPLGPRKKIAKFVKERAIKQATRQVAQEKKAAEVKVASQEVVPAQSSEPLPGPGTTKLPVGGTYSSVHVDYNYFEVGTGQVSVVYHTLDFEPVNFFALGSPIGMFLTVRGLEKIEENYQLPTCKGFFNIYHPLDPVAYRIEPMILPDLDLKPVLIPHHKGRKRLHLELKESLSRMGSDLKHGFISSLRSAWQTLNDFARAHTSNAQLAAELAMVANQIKEEEEKHAHSDVTEHRIVESPELLREEEAQVKIGMLNGGNRIDYVLQEKPIESFNEYLFALQSHLCYWESEDTALLLLKEIYMTMGIYPEQILH encoded by the exons ATGAAAATGGCTGATAGGAAAACCAATAATGTGCCGAATTCCAGCGCAAATTTACTGTTTTCTGCGGCACCGGAGTTCAACTTCAACTTACCTTTCATACCTGTCAGTCAGGCCAGTGGTCCGGCGGTGTTATCAGGAG ATGATACTGCAGATGTTGGAGAAGAAGATAGCTTTCTTGGCCAGGCCTCTGGAAATGCCCCAGCACCATCCACATTTAGTTACTTCTCCAGTCCCGTGAACAGCAGTGACCCATTTGCCTCCATCGGACATCAGCCGGCATGTCCACCACCAGCGTCACTATCAGTAGCCCCCGCGACATCGGGACCAACCTCTGTCCCCAGTGTTGCCAGCATGGCCCCAACACCCCCTGTCCCACTAACCAACCCTGCTGTGCCACAGCCATTTGGCACTGGTGTTTATCAGAACCCCATGGGACGCTACACTCCTCCCCCGAGCACAGTGACCCCACCCCCTCCACAAGCCCCCGATCAGAGTTATAATCCATACCGTCACACACCCCTCAGCAGCAGAGCCAAACCCTATATGCCAGCTCCAGAGGTCCAGTCGGTAGTCCATCCACCGCCGCAGCAAAATCCGTACACTATGGGCTCTCCAGCTCCAACATTCCAATCGTCACCCTCCACATTCACAAAG CCCCCTCCCACACAGATTCAGGGGCCTCCCCCTATGGCCCAACATTCCGCCACTGCTGGAGCACTGGTCCCAGCCAATCAAATAATGCAATACAATGTGTACGAGGCTGTTCAGCCTCACTGGTTCTTCTGCAAACAAGTGGAGTCCAAGAGCGCCTGGCTTCCCTTCAGTCTCCTGGACTCCATTCAGCTGGAGGAGATCTATAATTCAG TGCAACCGGACCCTGAGAGCGTGATTGTGTGCACAGACGGAGGGCGCTATGACGTGCAGCTCTATGACCGCATACGAACAGCTGTATTCTGGGAGGAGGAACCTACAGAAGTGCGGCGCTGCACCTGGTTCTACAAGGGAGACTCAGACAGCCGCTTCATCCCCTACTCAGAGGAGTTCAGCGAAAAGCTAGAG GGAGAATATAAGAAAGCTGTGTCAACCAACCAATGGCACCGTCGGCTGGAGTTCCCATCAGGGGAAACCATTGTCATGCACAATCCAAAG GTGATAGTACAATTCCAGCCCTCCGCCATGCCAGATGAGTGGGGTACAACCCAGGATGGACAGACCAGACCCAGGGTGGTCAAGAGGGGCATCGATGATGACCATGACGAAGTTCCCGATGGGGAGCTCCCTCAGGTGGATCACTTGGTGTTCATGGTGCATGGCATCGGTCCAGTCTGTGACCTGAGGTTCAGGAGCATGGTGGAGTGTG TGGATGACTTCCGGAGTGTATCCCTGAAGCTGCTGCAAAGTCACTTTAAGAAGGCGCAGGATGAGCGTGTCATCAGCCGAGTGGAGTTCCTTCCTGTTCAGTGGCACACGGCCCTGCACGGGGATGCCACAGGGGTGGACAA GAGAATAAAGAAGATCACCCTGCCCAGCACGGGTCGCCTGCGTCACTTCACTAACGAGACCCTCTTAGACGTGCTGTTCTACAACAGCCCCACCTACTGCCAGACCATCATGGACACAGTTGCCCTGGAGATTAACAGGATCTATGCCCTGTTCATGCAGCGGAACCCAGACTTCACAGGAGGCATCTCAGTATCCGGACACAGTTTAG GTTCTCTCATACTTTTCGACTTGCTGTCAAACCAGAAGAATGGCTCACCTTTGCAAACCATGCCAACTGCTAATGGGGGCCACCCTGCAGACACCAAACAG CAGGTGGCTTCCCCCGCTGCTGCTACTCCACCTGCTGCTGTAGAAGAGGAGCCTAAAGAGGAAGGGAAGGAGTTTGTCGATCTTTCTTCTGCGCTGGAACATCTGGGCCTGTCTGAATACCAGAGCACTTTAGAAGAGGAGAAGATTGACCTTGAATCTTTC CTTATGTGCACAGTTGAGGACCTGAAAGAGATGGGCATACCATTGGGGCCAAGGAAGAAAATAGCCAAGTTTGTCAAGGAAAGAGCAATTAAGCAG GCAACACGTCAGGTAGCACAAGAGAAGAAGGCAGCAGAAGTGAAAGTGGCCAGTCAAGAGGTTGTCCCTGCCCAATCAAGCGAGCCCCTCCCAGGGCCAGGCACCACGAAGCTTCCTGTTGGTGGGACTTACTCCTCTGTCCATGTGGATTACAACTACTTCGAAGTTGGCACTGGACAG GTGTCGGTGGTGTACCACACTCTGGACTTTGAAccagtgaatttctttgcccTGGGATCTCCCATAGGGATGTTCCTCACAGTGCGAGGGCTGGAGAAGATCGAGGAAAACTACCAGCTGCCCACCTGCAAGGGATTCTTCAACATTTACCATCCG CTGGACCCAGTTGCTTACAGGATTGAGCCCATGATCTTGCCAGACTTGGACTTGAAACCTGTTCTGATTCCACATCACAAAGGGAGGAAGAGGCTGCATCTAG AGCTGAAGGAGAGTCTGTCCCGCATGGGTTCGGACCTCAAGCACGGCTTCATCAGCTCCCTGAGGAGTGCCTGGCAGACCCTCAACGACTTCGCCCGCGCTCACACCTCCAACGCCCAGCTGGCGGCCGAGCTCGCCATGGTGGCCAATCAGatcaaggaggaggaggagaagcatGCACACAGTGATG TCACAGAACACAGGATAGTGGAGAGTCCTGAGCTGCTGAGAGAAGAGGAGGCCCAGGTGAAAATAGGAATGCTGAACGGGGGGAACCGCATCGACTACGTCCTACAGGAGAAGCCCATCGAGAGCTTCAACGAGTACCTTTTCGCCCTGCAGAGTCATCTGTGCTACTG GGAGTCGGAAGACACAGCCCTACTACTCCTAAAAGAGATTTACATGACCATGGGGATATACCCAGAACAGATTCTACACTGA
- the LOC121568801 gene encoding SEC23-interacting protein-like isoform X2 yields MKMADRKTNNVPNSSANLLFSAAPEFNFNLPFIPVSQASGPAVLSGDDTADVGEEDSFLGQASGNAPAPSTFSYFSSPVNSSDPFASIGHQPACPPPASLSVAPATSGPTSVPSVASMAPTPPVPLTNPAVPQPFGTGVYQNPMGRYTPPPSTVTPPPPQAPDQSYNPYRHTPLSSRAKPYMPAPEVQSVVHPPPQQNPYTMGSPAPTFQSSPSTFTKPPPTQIQGPPPMAQHSATAGALVPANQIMQYNVYEAVQPHWFFCKQVESKSAWLPFSLLDSIQLEEIYNSVQPDPESVIVCTDGGRYDVQLYDRIRTAVFWEEEPTEVRRCTWFYKGDSDSRFIPYSEEFSEKLEGEYKKAVSTNQWHRRLEFPSGETIVMHNPKVIVQFQPSAMPDEWGTTQDGQTRPRVVKRGIDDDHDEVPDGELPQVDHLVFMVHGIGPVCDLRFRSMVECVDDFRSVSLKLLQSHFKKAQDERVISRVEFLPVQWHTALHGDATGVDKRIKKITLPSTGRLRHFTNETLLDVLFYNSPTYCQTIMDTVALEINRIYALFMQRNPDFTGGISVSGHSLGSLILFDLLSNQKNGSPLQTMPTANGGHPADTKQVASPAAATPPAAVEEEPKEEGKEFVDLSSALEHLGLSEYQSTLEEEKIDLESFLMCTVEDLKEMGIPLGPRKKIAKFVKERAIKQATRQVAQEKKAAEVKVASQEVVPAQSSEPLPGPGTTKLPVGGTYSSVHVDYNYFEVGTGQVSVVYHTLDFEPVNFFALGSPIGMFLTVRGLEKIEENYQLPTCKGFFNIYHPLDPVAYRIEPMILPDLDLKPVLIPHHKGRKRLHLELKESLSRMGSDLKHGFISSLRSAWQTLNDFARAHTSNAQLAAELAMVANQIKEEEEKHAHSDVTEHRIVESPELLREEEAQVKIGMLNGGNRIDYVLQEKPIESFNEYLFALQSHLCYWESEDTALLLLKEIYMTMGIYPEQILH; encoded by the exons ATGAAAATGGCTGATAGGAAAACCAATAATGTGCCGAATTCCAGCGCAAATTTACTGTTTTCTGCGGCACCGGAGTTCAACTTCAACTTACCTTTCATACCTGTCAGTCAGGCCAGTGGTCCGGCGGTGTTATCAGGAG ATGATACTGCAGATGTTGGAGAAGAAGATAGCTTTCTTGGCCAGGCCTCTGGAAATGCCCCAGCACCATCCACATTTAGTTACTTCTCCAGTCCCGTGAACAGCAGTGACCCATTTGCCTCCATCGGACATCAGCCGGCATGTCCACCACCAGCGTCACTATCAGTAGCCCCCGCGACATCGGGACCAACCTCTGTCCCCAGTGTTGCCAGCATGGCCCCAACACCCCCTGTCCCACTAACCAACCCTGCTGTGCCACAGCCATTTGGCACTGGTGTTTATCAGAACCCCATGGGACGCTACACTCCTCCCCCGAGCACAGTGACCCCACCCCCTCCACAAGCCCCCGATCAGAGTTATAATCCATACCGTCACACACCCCTCAGCAGCAGAGCCAAACCCTATATGCCAGCTCCAGAGGTCCAGTCGGTAGTCCATCCACCGCCGCAGCAAAATCCGTACACTATGGGCTCTCCAGCTCCAACATTCCAATCGTCACCCTCCACATTCACAAAG CCCCCTCCCACACAGATTCAGGGGCCTCCCCCTATGGCCCAACATTCCGCCACTGCTGGAGCACTGGTCCCAGCCAATCAAATAATGCAATACAATGTGTACGAGGCTGTTCAGCCTCACTGGTTCTTCTGCAAACAAGTGGAGTCCAAGAGCGCCTGGCTTCCCTTCAGTCTCCTGGACTCCATTCAGCTGGAGGAGATCTATAATTCAG TGCAACCGGACCCTGAGAGCGTGATTGTGTGCACAGACGGAGGGCGCTATGACGTGCAGCTCTATGACCGCATACGAACAGCTGTATTCTGGGAGGAGGAACCTACAGAAGTGCGGCGCTGCACCTGGTTCTACAAGGGAGACTCAGACAGCCGCTTCATCCCCTACTCAGAGGAGTTCAGCGAAAAGCTAGAG GGAGAATATAAGAAAGCTGTGTCAACCAACCAATGGCACCGTCGGCTGGAGTTCCCATCAGGGGAAACCATTGTCATGCACAATCCAAAG GTGATAGTACAATTCCAGCCCTCCGCCATGCCAGATGAGTGGGGTACAACCCAGGATGGACAGACCAGACCCAGGGTGGTCAAGAGGGGCATCGATGATGACCATGACGAAGTTCCCGATGGGGAGCTCCCTCAGGTGGATCACTTGGTGTTCATGGTGCATGGCATCGGTCCAGTCTGTGACCTGAGGTTCAGGAGCATGGTGGAGTGTG TGGATGACTTCCGGAGTGTATCCCTGAAGCTGCTGCAAAGTCACTTTAAGAAGGCGCAGGATGAGCGTGTCATCAGCCGAGTGGAGTTCCTTCCTGTTCAGTGGCACACGGCCCTGCACGGGGATGCCACAGGGGTGGACAA GAGAATAAAGAAGATCACCCTGCCCAGCACGGGTCGCCTGCGTCACTTCACTAACGAGACCCTCTTAGACGTGCTGTTCTACAACAGCCCCACCTACTGCCAGACCATCATGGACACAGTTGCCCTGGAGATTAACAGGATCTATGCCCTGTTCATGCAGCGGAACCCAGACTTCACAGGAGGCATCTCAGTATCCGGACACAGTTTAG GTTCTCTCATACTTTTCGACTTGCTGTCAAACCAGAAGAATGGCTCACCTTTGCAAACCATGCCAACTGCTAATGGGGGCCACCCTGCAGACACCAAACAG GTGGCTTCCCCCGCTGCTGCTACTCCACCTGCTGCTGTAGAAGAGGAGCCTAAAGAGGAAGGGAAGGAGTTTGTCGATCTTTCTTCTGCGCTGGAACATCTGGGCCTGTCTGAATACCAGAGCACTTTAGAAGAGGAGAAGATTGACCTTGAATCTTTC CTTATGTGCACAGTTGAGGACCTGAAAGAGATGGGCATACCATTGGGGCCAAGGAAGAAAATAGCCAAGTTTGTCAAGGAAAGAGCAATTAAGCAG GCAACACGTCAGGTAGCACAAGAGAAGAAGGCAGCAGAAGTGAAAGTGGCCAGTCAAGAGGTTGTCCCTGCCCAATCAAGCGAGCCCCTCCCAGGGCCAGGCACCACGAAGCTTCCTGTTGGTGGGACTTACTCCTCTGTCCATGTGGATTACAACTACTTCGAAGTTGGCACTGGACAG GTGTCGGTGGTGTACCACACTCTGGACTTTGAAccagtgaatttctttgcccTGGGATCTCCCATAGGGATGTTCCTCACAGTGCGAGGGCTGGAGAAGATCGAGGAAAACTACCAGCTGCCCACCTGCAAGGGATTCTTCAACATTTACCATCCG CTGGACCCAGTTGCTTACAGGATTGAGCCCATGATCTTGCCAGACTTGGACTTGAAACCTGTTCTGATTCCACATCACAAAGGGAGGAAGAGGCTGCATCTAG AGCTGAAGGAGAGTCTGTCCCGCATGGGTTCGGACCTCAAGCACGGCTTCATCAGCTCCCTGAGGAGTGCCTGGCAGACCCTCAACGACTTCGCCCGCGCTCACACCTCCAACGCCCAGCTGGCGGCCGAGCTCGCCATGGTGGCCAATCAGatcaaggaggaggaggagaagcatGCACACAGTGATG TCACAGAACACAGGATAGTGGAGAGTCCTGAGCTGCTGAGAGAAGAGGAGGCCCAGGTGAAAATAGGAATGCTGAACGGGGGGAACCGCATCGACTACGTCCTACAGGAGAAGCCCATCGAGAGCTTCAACGAGTACCTTTTCGCCCTGCAGAGTCATCTGTGCTACTG GGAGTCGGAAGACACAGCCCTACTACTCCTAAAAGAGATTTACATGACCATGGGGATATACCCAGAACAGATTCTACACTGA